The Quercus lobata isolate SW786 chromosome 4, ValleyOak3.0 Primary Assembly, whole genome shotgun sequence genome segment tttcatttttattcccCTGCAGATAGAGGGTGGCATAATGATATGATTTTACATTTTCACTAGGCTTGTCTTACCAtggcacaatattttttattttctgataCCATAGTTCCaaaagtacaaaacaaaatgttggtgaaaaaaaagacaaccaaagagctttatttgtttttccagCTATTCATATAATACTTTGAAGCACTATTTGCTATTGCTAACAGTTCAGCTGAAATGAGTTTGTCCAACCTACACATTTGTCATTTGCTTCTTTAACAATTGAAAGTCCAGCACAACTGCCTCCATGCCCATGGACCAGCTTTGCTGCTTGTGAGTGCATAGCCCTACATTGAATAGCAAGGCAGGCTGCACTTAACAAAGTCAAAGTCCTGAACAGACCAAGCTAGAACCACGCCACTTCCTTCTCTTAATTTGGACgttgaaaaatcatattaaaaaaattgagatgaCAATCACTATTTGTCCCGtttgtcacttgttttgaagaATAGACGTTTATGGATACTTAAAGAGGTTGAAATCAATATCATAATTAAGTTTGTGCATTATGACCAGGCCACCGGATTCTGATTCAAAGTAGAGTTTATTCTTTTCTAAAAGCTTCACTCTATTATTGCAAACAATATAAGTATGACCACTGTTTCTAATACAAAGGAGAAGGGATATGGTTCTAATACAAGATAGGTGAgaaatttgattataaattcAAAGATTAAGAAATGCTAGGAAAACGCAATCACACTGCTTTATTTCAATAAAGGCAATACATTAATTGAGTACTTCAACTATGCCCATAGAAACGTAGattgaattttattatcaaagaagcaaaaataaaaattgacacaGATTACAAATGCATACAGCTCCAAGGTcggcttattattattattttttttccatcaattCTTCTCCCATGATTGAATCCACAAACCACTTATAGCCTGACTCTTTCCAAAAATCAGAGGTCCAAAAGAAAAACAGGAATAATCGACCAATCTGGGGCTAGGAGTGAACAAAAGTAACAAAGCCAGAGGAAGTGGGTGTTGATTTCGAAGAAATTAATGTACCCATCTGGAATGAGGAGAACAATTACTGAGTATGAGAACCCAAATGTCCCTGCTTTTTGTGCTGCTGTTGTATTGCACTGTCTGATCATTGGTACCAGGATAAAAGTTGTACCAACATACAATAATAGGCCGTAAAAATCACAGGCACACTTAGCATATCTGGAATATCGCATATGGCCAGAAGTGAATAAAGATAGCTATAGCAGAGGGTGATACTGAGTCCGAAGAACAGAAGCTTAATGCACCCATTTAGAATGAGGAGAATTATTAATAAGTTTGAGAGCGCAAAtgtcaaagaattaaaaatgatgaacactataaaaagggTATTTTTCGAACCAATGGCTGTCCCTGCTAAGTGTTCACACACTAGTGTGGCACTGGACTCAGTCAGATCAATGGTTACAGGATAATTACTACTCCCTATTGTTGTTAGATTGAAGGGAGTCAGATAATTGCTTCCATTAGAATGCTTATTATATTCAGTGAGGTTGATGCACTCACCATTATCTTGCCAAAGTCCACCAGGAGGGCTGAGTACCGCTTGATAACTGACTGTTACAAGCAGTACTGCAACCACCAGAAACATATTGCGACTTCCGTCTGTTAATTTCCATACTTCAcgtttaatttttgtattcaaacgGATCACAACATTAGGCATTGACAGCAAATTCATTGGATGCCATCTAAATTTAGCACGGCATAGCATAACCCTAATCTCTCTGTTGTCTTCTTGTGTCTGTCCTTGCAAGATGTCCCATGCTGTTTTACCCTCCATATTTATATGGTTTAACATTGACAAAACTGGAACCGCAAGCAAGTGTCTCACCGCCTGCGTAATGTAAATCAGTCAAGTCTCGTCATTGGTCCATTCTAAATCCAAATGCAtaagtttcttcttcttttttatatataaatatatatatatatatatatatataattataattataattataattaagaagaagaaaataatgatcATTATAGGAAATTTAtctgacagttttttttttataaacaaatttattgaattatctaattaaattaggtgtatttttgataatttagatAGTGATAACTAACTTTCAGAaacctattaatatatagagataatgTATTAAGTATAATTGCAAAGCCACCGAATCATTAAAagataagataatttttttgaataatgctagagatataaattattttacaaaaaattttacaaacagCTGATGCAGTGTATGATTATTGATAAttgaaaatgtgatattaatggtgaacctaaatgaaaaccaataagaagttgattacatcaacattttataagaatgttgtaaaatagtttgtggctgtaatattacttaatttttttactatatattaTGTGGGTTACAGACCTGTAAGTAAACCAAGGGAAGCCGTTACtccctaaaattttaaacatatttaAATAGTATATttaagtataaaatattttgaatgttgaaaaagaaaaaaaaaaaatttacttgaaCCAAAAATGAGTTTTGgttcaaaaaatgaaatagtcATCTAAACTATTCTGGTtggttattttgtgtttttctattTCCCTTTATTCATACTCTCTCCATCCcactttttttattctatttgaaaagtcaaaatttttaagaaaacatcatttattgttttgtttactttttaaaaatgtttaagtttccaaaactacccttaaaaaaatttatcaaaaaattgaattagtaaattaataggggtataataggaatattagtaaattaatgacttttatttttagaaacaaaacaatattttaggacatctcaaaatggaatagaggacaaaaaaaagtgggacaaatgaagtattttattaatatttagtAGATGTTAATGGAGAGAGCTTGCCtgggttttcttttctgatACTGCAATATGCAACACAGTATTGCCTTCATTGTCCCTCCAGCCCAGGACTTTTCTTTCATTAAATTGATCATTTTCTGAACAATTTATTGCAAGCCATTCCACAATGAGTTTAAAAGCCTTGAGCTTGTCATATTTGAGGGCAATATGCAAAGCCGTCTTGTTTTCCACTGTCACATCTGTAATAGAATCAGGACAGACTTCTAGAAATAATTCCAATAGAGCAAGGTCCTCAAAGCTTTCTACCATGTAATGCAAAGGAGTGAGACACTCCCTTCCTTTGACACGAACAAGGTCCCCATCAATTTGTAAAAGCTTACGCACTAACACTTTATGCTTATTTCTTAAAGCGAGGTGAATAGGGCTAAACCCATTTTGATTTAGTTTCCTTGCAAATGAGGGCTTTAAACTCATCATCTCCAGGGCAAATCGGATGTTCCCATAAGATGCAGCAATGTGTAAAGGAGTATTAAAAAATGGTAGCTCATCAATGTGCTCCAAAAGTTTTTCATCCTCTCCAATTAAGTTGTAAAATTCATCAATATTATTATCACTAGAAAGAGATGAACCCGATGAAGCTCCAGCACTAAGTAGCATAAGCTTGATCTCTCTGTTGTCTACTTGTGTTTGTTCTTGTGAGATGTCCCATGCTGTGTTGTCTACTTGTGTTTGTCCTTGTGAGATGTCCCATGCTGTTTTACGCTTTGAATTTGTACTGTTTACATCGACAAATTGGAAACCCCAAGCAAGTAAGTGACTCACAACCTGCATAATGTAAATTACTTAAGTCTCGTCCTTTGTCCGTTCTTAATCCAAGTGcataatcttcttcttcttttataatcttttaactaaaattataattaaagaagtaaaaaaaaagaatgatcaTTATGTATTACATACAATTGCAAATTGAGCCactgaatcattaaaaaattatgataatatttttatttattgccAGTGATGGAACTCTACGTACTCCCTAacattttaaacattttaaaatagtatatttagatataaaagattttaaattttgaaaaaaaaaaattaattacttggGCCCAAAAAATGAGTCTtggttcaaaaaaaattcaaaatataaaatggtCATCTAGACTATTCagtagttattattattattattattattattcatattttgCTAATGCTAAGTAGATGTTAATGGAGAGACAGAAAGCTTACCTGGTTAAGATTTTTTGATACTGCAATGTGCAATACAGTATTGCCTTCATCATCCTTCTGGTCCAGAACTTCTTTTACATTTGATAAAgaatttttcaagaaatttcTTCCGAGCCATCCCACCAAGAATTTGAAAGCCTTgagttgttctttttttaaggcAATATGTAGAGCCGTCTCTTTTCGCCCCGTCACATCTCTAATAGAATCAGGACAGACTAATAGAAATTTTTCCAATAGATCAATGTGTTGATCACCTATTGCTACAACATAATGCAAAAGAGTGATAAGCTCATTTCCAAAGACACGAAAAAGATTTGGTGCGTGGTCAATGTTATCCAAaagattttcttcttcttcaattaaTTGGTACATGGCATTAATATCTCCCCTTTCAGCAGCCTGCTTCATCCTCTCATCCATTTTAGAGAAGGGTGTTATATTAAGGCAGGGTTTTTCTTGGTCTGAACTTGTTGATGCGTGCCTTGAATTAGAGTGCTGCATACGACAAAGCCAATATTACCCCCTCATCCTAATTAGTTTCGAAGATCTCCAGCAAGTCACCTAATTAAAACATCAGAATGTTTTATATTCTTATTCCTACGTGGTTTTGGCTGCTTTGGAATATTATTTCTATTTGATTTAGACTTTGCTTCATGGCAAGCCAGCTTTAGAGTAGCATATATTTTAGGTTACcatttattatttctctatATCATGGTATATTCTTTCTTATTTGTGAGAGAGACGCTTCCACTACTTCAAATCCTTTATTGcctttatctaaaaaaaattctttattgcCGTTGTTATTATCGAATTATCCGcacaaaaataagtaaaaagcaaaagacttccaTAAGTGTGGAATGATCTCGATCCCAAAAGAAACttatgaatgattttttttttttttaaattaaaaaaaatgggttCTTTTGAGTAGAAGTGTCATTCTTTCAACTTCTTTTGTAAATGTCATGTTGACTTCTTGGTGAATATGTTATATAAcgatttaaaatttattaccgaaaaggaaataaaagctCAATTGGAAAGCTCGGATATGACtacaattaaatattttcaatttaaaaatcaTTGTAGAATAACATTTATTTCTACATCTAAGTAGTCTGTACCAGAAAGGAATTCTATCCTTCAATGGTGTCATCTTTTAGATGTCTAAAATAGtctaataaacaaataaaacactttCATTCcttgaaatttgaagaaattaacacatttcaacttttgtttatattagtaataaaatattccaaatttatataaaaaaactttttacaaaagtttaaccaagattagtaaaaatatattggagtaattgataattttagaataaaaaagaaaaatgtatcaAGCACCAAAAGACTTGATAGACAAATCTATCAACAaccctttgaaaaaaaaaatcataattaatattttaaaatacatcttaattaaaaattttaaaaatggatTTTAATACTGATTTTTAAAAATGGATTTTAATACTGAAACTGAGGATACTTTTGGAAACCTGCCATTAAGTAAAGGACAAGTTAGTACACAATAttgttaatattaatttaacaaagctTGGTCAAACGGATATCaagggtgggggggggggggatttttTTTCTGGGTCAAGTTTGTGGTAAAGTGTCATCCTCCTAAACATCAAGGGAGAGAAATgtaattatcattaaaaaaattggacaaaatttcaagatttagagtaatttttttaaacccacTAAACATACGCACTTGCACAGATCAACTTAAAGAGGCTAATATACCcatgaatgaaattttattagacCTCAAAATGAGGCAATATGCATGCTGAATGTATAAGTGATGCTATGGAAAATCATACTCCTATATacctcaaaatgaaaatttattacacACTCAAACTGCTATGGAAAATT includes the following:
- the LOC115988091 gene encoding ankyrin-3-like — protein: MDERMKQAAERGDINAMYQLIEEEENLLDNIDHAPNLFRVFGNELITLLHYVVAIGDQHIDLLEKFLLVCPDSIRDVTGRKETALHIALKKEQLKAFKFLVGWLGRNFLKNSLSNVKEVLDQKDDEGNTVLHIAVSKNLNQVVSHLLAWGFQFVDVNSTNSKRKTAWDISQGQTQVDNTAWDISQEQTQVDNREIKLMLLSAGASSGSSLSSDNNIDEFYNLIGEDEKLLEHIDELPFFNTPLHIAASYGNIRFALEMMSLKPSFARKLNQNGFSPIHLALRNKHKVLVRKLLQIDGDLVRVKGRECLTPLHYMVESFEDLALLELFLEVCPDSITDVTVENKTALHIALKYDKLKAFKLIVEWLAINCSENDQFNERKVLGWRDNEGNTVLHIAVSEKKTQAVRHLLAVPVLSMLNHINMEGKTAWDILQGQTQEDNREIRVMLCRAKFRWHPMNLLSMPNVVIRLNTKIKREVWKLTDGSRNMFLVVAVLLVTVSYQAVLSPPGGLWQDNGECINLTEYNKHSNGSNYLTPFNLTTIGSSNYPVTIDLTESSATLVCEHLAGTAIGSKNTLFIVFIIFNSLTFALSNLLIILLILNGCIKLLFFGLSITLCYSYLYSLLAICDIPDMLSVPVIFTAYYCMLVQLLSWYQ